In the genome of Hymenobacter cellulosivorans, one region contains:
- a CDS encoding nucleotidyltransferase family protein: MTSDNALILLAAGASTRLGRPKQLLPYLGQTLLRRAAETAVAAAQGAPVLVVTGALHAELLPELAGLPVQAVRCPQWERGMGASLKTGLLALETAGPLTTVTVLLCDQPHVTPELLGQLHATHAATSQPIVAAEYDGVRGVPVLFGGEVLPLLRTLPDAAGAAQLLRRHPELVAAVPFPPAAVDVDTQEQYQQLLATTAQLPSTPRLSS; encoded by the coding sequence GTGACCTCTGATAACGCCCTGATTCTGCTGGCTGCCGGCGCTTCTACCCGCCTCGGCCGGCCCAAGCAGCTCTTGCCCTACCTGGGCCAGACCCTGCTGCGCCGCGCCGCCGAAACCGCCGTAGCCGCCGCCCAGGGTGCCCCGGTCCTGGTCGTGACCGGGGCCCTGCACGCGGAGCTCTTGCCCGAGCTGGCCGGCCTGCCGGTGCAGGCGGTGCGCTGCCCGCAGTGGGAGCGGGGCATGGGCGCTTCGCTCAAAACCGGCCTCTTGGCCCTGGAAACGGCTGGTCCGCTCACGACTGTCACGGTCCTGCTCTGCGACCAGCCCCACGTCACGCCCGAACTGCTCGGGCAGCTCCACGCCACCCACGCCGCCACCAGCCAGCCCATCGTAGCCGCCGAGTACGACGGGGTGCGGGGCGTGCCGGTGCTGTTTGGGGGCGAGGTGCTGCCCTTGCTGCGCACCCTGCCCGATGCCGCCGGGGCCGCCCAGCTCCTGCGCCGGCACCCCGAGTTGGTCGCCGCCGTGCCCTTCCCGCCCGCTGCTGTAGATGTAGACACGCAAGAGCAGTACCAGCAGCTGCTAGCCACTACCGCCCAGCTGCCATCTACCCCGCGCCTGTCATCCTGA
- a CDS encoding HU family DNA-binding protein, which produces MPIEYSLAERRNPAKPNEAKKFYPVARSQGETSVRDMAGRINEMSTVSTVDVMAVLEAFFQTVPRELAAGRIVRFGDFGSFSVSLQGQGADSEKEFSSALIDNVKVVFRPGKLFASAMQGAQLRRVAAPSADSVARAARRKASEADSRT; this is translated from the coding sequence ATGCCTATCGAATATTCCCTGGCTGAGCGCCGCAACCCTGCCAAGCCCAACGAAGCCAAGAAGTTTTATCCCGTAGCCCGCTCCCAGGGCGAAACCAGTGTGCGCGACATGGCCGGCCGCATCAACGAAATGAGCACCGTCAGCACCGTCGACGTGATGGCCGTGCTCGAAGCCTTCTTCCAGACCGTGCCCCGCGAGCTAGCCGCCGGTCGCATCGTACGCTTCGGCGACTTCGGCTCCTTTTCCGTGAGCCTGCAAGGCCAGGGAGCCGACTCCGAAAAGGAGTTCAGCTCCGCCCTCATCGACAATGTGAAAGTGGTATTCCGCCCCGGCAAGCTCTTCGCCTCGGCCATGCAGGGCGCTCAACTCCGTCGGGTCGCGGCCCCCTCAGCCGACTCAGTCGCTCGTGCTGCCCGTCGTAAAGCCAGCGAGGCCGATAGCCGGACATAG
- a CDS encoding AAA family ATPase gives MSKQPATPPPAYFLSLSLENVRSFGEKQTISFAREDGRPAQWTIILGDNGVGKTTVLKALAGMMARKALFSSQGEEYAYAHHMMSDEEWAPKRNNFQDLLIETNIQYNGVLTEPAQESKAYAEEKWVRLHSDEHGDYECDGTSILRQDLGLICYGYGAGRKTGNSTLSDVSKTIDTCISLFDDRADLLNPEEWFLQMEYSSLKGDKQAEKSLQQVRDVLLQVLPDVTDVNIVSKGYQQQLELLTPYGWVRLRDMSLGYQTLVVWLTDFASKLFIRYPESKNPLEEPAIVLIDEIDLHLHPSWQRKLIGFLSGIFKNTQFIATAHSPLVVQAAGDKDANIVLLKRENDQTVVVQNLPDVRRWRVDQILNSELFEDASSLSPQTETDLQRRNALLLKKRLTAKEKAELKELDDKLTTQPISDTQPERRVENLLARLARNLKDEDFLE, from the coding sequence ATGTCCAAGCAACCCGCCACCCCGCCGCCCGCCTATTTCCTCTCCCTCAGCCTGGAAAATGTGCGCAGCTTCGGAGAGAAGCAGACGATTTCCTTTGCCCGAGAAGACGGAAGGCCCGCGCAGTGGACGATTATTCTCGGGGATAATGGGGTAGGGAAGACGACGGTGTTGAAGGCGTTGGCGGGGATGATGGCACGTAAGGCATTATTTTCTTCCCAAGGAGAGGAGTATGCATACGCTCATCATATGATGTCTGACGAAGAATGGGCTCCTAAGCGAAATAACTTTCAAGACCTACTAATAGAAACGAACATACAATATAATGGGGTGCTTACTGAGCCTGCCCAAGAGAGTAAAGCTTATGCCGAGGAGAAGTGGGTAAGGCTCCATTCAGATGAACACGGCGATTATGAGTGTGATGGTACTTCCATCTTAAGACAGGACTTAGGACTTATCTGTTACGGCTATGGGGCTGGTCGTAAAACAGGAAACTCAACCCTTAGTGATGTTTCCAAGACAATTGATACCTGTATTAGTCTCTTTGATGATAGAGCGGATTTACTTAATCCGGAAGAATGGTTTCTTCAGATGGAGTACAGCTCTCTTAAAGGAGATAAACAGGCAGAAAAGTCGTTGCAGCAAGTGCGCGATGTCTTACTTCAAGTTTTACCGGATGTGACAGATGTTAATATTGTCAGTAAAGGGTATCAGCAGCAGCTAGAGCTTCTTACGCCCTACGGCTGGGTACGCCTGCGCGACATGAGTTTAGGCTATCAAACCCTGGTCGTGTGGCTTACGGACTTTGCCAGCAAGCTCTTTATCCGCTACCCTGAGAGTAAGAACCCGCTGGAAGAGCCGGCCATTGTGCTCATTGATGAAATCGACCTGCACCTGCACCCGAGCTGGCAGCGCAAGCTCATTGGTTTCCTCAGCGGCATCTTCAAGAACACTCAGTTTATTGCCACCGCGCACAGCCCTCTGGTGGTGCAGGCGGCCGGGGACAAGGACGCCAATATCGTACTGCTCAAGCGTGAGAATGATCAGACGGTAGTAGTCCAGAACCTGCCCGACGTGCGCCGCTGGCGGGTCGACCAGATTCTAAACAGTGAGCTATTCGAAGATGCCTCGTCCTTGTCGCCGCAAACGGAAACGGATTTGCAGCGCCGCAATGCCCTGTTGCTGAAGAAGCGCCTGACCGCGAAGGAAAAGGCGGAGCTGAAAGAGCTGGACGACAAGCTCACGACCCAGCCCATCAGTGATACGCAGCCCGAGCGACGGGTAGAAAATCTGCTGGCCCGGCTGGCCCGCAACCTCAAGGATGAAGACTTCCTGGAGTAG